The genomic segment TGCCGTGGTTAATGTCAAACAGTATGCTCCAATTACGATGGGGTTACGCAGCGAAATGCTCACCAATCAAACAGAATTGTTAGCAGCTGGAGCTTTTGCATTTACCAATGATGGAGTAGGGGTGCAATCAGCAGGTACGATGTACTTGGCAATGAAAGAAGCGGCTAAAAACAAAACAACGATCGTTGCTCATACTGAAGATGACTCTTTGTTATTTGGCGGTGTGATGCATGAAGGAAAACGCAATAAAGAATTAGGACTGCCAGGAATTCTAGCGCTAACAGAAGCCAGTCAAATTGCTCGTGATGTTCTTATCAGCGAAGCAACAGGTGCTCATTACCATGTCTGCCATGTGTCAACGAAAGAAAGTGTACGGGTCATTCGAGATGCAAAACGTGCGGGAATATTGGTTACTGCGGAAGTAACACCACATCATCTCCTATTAACGGAGGATGATATTCCTAATGATTCAAGTATCTATAAAATGAATCCACCACTAAGAGGGGAAGAAGATCGACAATCACTGATTGAGGGATTATTAGATGGCACAATCGACATGATTGCGACAGATCATGCACCGCATAGCAAAACAGAAAAAATGGGTGGCATGATTGGTTCTCCATTTGGAATCGTGGGCAGCGAAACAGCTTTTTCATTACTATACACGTCTTTAGTTGAGCCGGGAGTCGTAACTCTTAGACAGCTTATTGATTGGATGACGATCAAACCAGCCACTGTTTTTAAATTAGAAGGCGGAGCAGTAGAAATTGGACAAAAAGCAGACTTAGCTTTCTTTGACTTAGCAACGACCAAAGAAATCTTGGCTGAAGAGTTTCTTTCTTTAGCAACGAATACACCATTTATAGGGTGGAACGTTAAAGGGACAACGACAATGACGTTTGTCGGTGGGAAATTAGTGTATAAGGAGGGACCAATAAAATGAAACGTTTATTGCTATTAGAAGATGGAAGTATTTTTAAAGGGACTGGATTTGGTTCGGCAAATGATGCAACTGGAGAAGTTGTTTTCTCAACGGGCATGACGGGTTACCAAGAATCGATTACGGATCAGTCATACAATGGTCAAATGCTGGTGTTTACTTATCCATTGATTGGAAATGCAGGGATCAACCGTGATGATTATGAGTCGATTGATCCTACAACAAAAGCCGTTATCGTCAAAGAATTTGCACGGGTTCCTTCAAATTGGAGGAGCCAAATGAGTTTAGATGCATTTTTAAAACATAAAAACATCCCAGGAATAGCTGGTGTGGATACACGTAAACTAACACGGACGATTCGTGAACATGGAACTATGCGAGGGATGATCATTGATGCAGAGGACGACATCAAACATGCTTTTGACCAATTAAAAGCCATCGTTTTACCAACGAATCAAGTTGCACAAGTCTCCACAACGCGTTCATACGTGAGTCCTGGAAAAGGGAAAAATGTCGTCGTGATCGATTTTGGGTTAAAACACAGTATCTTAAACGAATTAAACAAAAGAGATTGTCATGTGACTGTATTGCCTTATCATACGACTGCAGAAACCATCTTAAGTTTAAATCCTGATGGCGTGATGTTGACTAATGGACCTGGAGACCCCTCATCATTACCAGATGTGCTAACGATGATTCAAGGGATACAAGATAAGCTGCCTGTCTTTGGTATTTGTTTAGGGCATCAATTGATTGCTTTAGCAAATGGAGCCAGTACCTTTAAAATGAAATTTGGTCACCGCGGGTTTAATCATCCAGTAAAAGAGATCGCAACAGGAAGAATCGACTTTACTTCGCAAAATCATGGTTATGCAGTAGAAGCTGGTTCTGTCGATAAAGATAAATTGAT from the Carnobacterium inhibens subsp. inhibens DSM 13024 genome contains:
- a CDS encoding carbamoyl phosphate synthase small subunit, with product MKRLLLLEDGSIFKGTGFGSANDATGEVVFSTGMTGYQESITDQSYNGQMLVFTYPLIGNAGINRDDYESIDPTTKAVIVKEFARVPSNWRSQMSLDAFLKHKNIPGIAGVDTRKLTRTIREHGTMRGMIIDAEDDIKHAFDQLKAIVLPTNQVAQVSTTRSYVSPGKGKNVVVIDFGLKHSILNELNKRDCHVTVLPYHTTAETILSLNPDGVMLTNGPGDPSSLPDVLTMIQGIQDKLPVFGICLGHQLIALANGASTFKMKFGHRGFNHPVKEIATGRIDFTSQNHGYAVEAGSVDKDKLIITHIELNDETVEGLKHRYLPVFSVQYHPDAAPGPHDADHLFDQFMELMDAWKETKKNA
- a CDS encoding dihydroorotase, with product MTIWIKNAQIVNHKEELQPIELLIHQDTIQAIGENLASLSLKAYEVIDAGGALVTPGLIDVHVHLREPGFSYKETIKTGTMAAARGGFTTVCAMPNVDPEPDTAEKMKQLQEKIARDAVVNVKQYAPITMGLRSEMLTNQTELLAAGAFAFTNDGVGVQSAGTMYLAMKEAAKNKTTIVAHTEDDSLLFGGVMHEGKRNKELGLPGILALTEASQIARDVLISEATGAHYHVCHVSTKESVRVIRDAKRAGILVTAEVTPHHLLLTEDDIPNDSSIYKMNPPLRGEEDRQSLIEGLLDGTIDMIATDHAPHSKTEKMGGMIGSPFGIVGSETAFSLLYTSLVEPGVVTLRQLIDWMTIKPATVFKLEGGAVEIGQKADLAFFDLATTKEILAEEFLSLATNTPFIGWNVKGTTTMTFVGGKLVYKEGPIK